From one Nonomuraea polychroma genomic stretch:
- a CDS encoding DUF4142 domain-containing protein, producing the protein MHRLLRGELFMLGGFVLAAAVTIVLVMPPSIDPAAAQFSETPSGPLTAADRDLLVKVRQAGLWEMPVGDYARTRAESQRVKEVGRLIMEDHQKLDLLTRQVAKKLGVALPDEPNADQQRWMAQLAAESGPAFDKDFANLLRAAHGKVFTVVAGVRSGTRNSEIRKFAQEGINYVMRHMTLLESTGLVDHNQLPEAPTPSPAPPVALAVETRRHI; encoded by the coding sequence ATGCACAGGCTTTTGCGTGGCGAGCTCTTCATGCTCGGCGGCTTCGTTCTAGCCGCTGCGGTGACGATCGTGCTGGTCATGCCGCCGTCGATCGACCCGGCGGCCGCCCAGTTCTCCGAGACGCCCTCAGGCCCTCTCACCGCCGCCGACCGCGACCTGCTGGTCAAGGTGCGGCAGGCGGGCCTCTGGGAGATGCCCGTAGGCGACTACGCCCGGACCCGCGCCGAGTCCCAACGCGTCAAGGAAGTCGGCAGGCTGATCATGGAAGATCACCAGAAGCTGGATCTGCTGACCCGCCAGGTCGCGAAGAAGCTGGGCGTGGCACTGCCGGACGAGCCGAACGCCGACCAGCAGCGCTGGATGGCGCAGCTGGCGGCGGAAAGCGGCCCCGCCTTCGACAAGGACTTCGCGAACCTGCTGCGTGCCGCGCACGGCAAGGTCTTCACCGTCGTGGCGGGCGTCCGCTCAGGGACTCGTAACTCCGAGATCAGGAAGTTCGCCCAGGAAGGCATCAACTACGTCATGCGCCACATGACGCTCCTGGAGTCCACCGGCCTGGTCGACCACAACCAGTTGCCGGAAGCCCCGACGCCCTCACCCGCTCCACCCGTCGCTCTGGCGGTCGAAACAAGGAGACACATATGA
- a CDS encoding sigma-70 family RNA polymerase sigma factor, with the protein MCPVLGHLDGRFESADAEAEHRIAVLYQEFGGPLLRHVRKSTGNDLQWAEDVVQETLVRAWRNSARLQWEPSLIWAWLLTVARRIVIDGRRRKSVRPHEVEPPEVDMMAVPDGSERALSAIVVADALRSLSEEHREVIEQTYLRDRTISEAAEILGIPPGTVKSRLYYGIRALRELLRDKGVAG; encoded by the coding sequence ATGTGCCCCGTGCTAGGTCACCTCGACGGCAGGTTCGAGAGTGCGGATGCCGAGGCGGAGCATCGCATTGCGGTGCTTTACCAGGAGTTCGGCGGCCCTCTGCTGCGCCACGTACGCAAATCTACAGGTAACGACCTTCAATGGGCTGAAGACGTCGTGCAGGAGACGCTCGTCAGAGCCTGGCGTAACTCGGCAAGACTGCAATGGGAACCAAGCCTCATATGGGCATGGCTACTGACAGTGGCCCGCCGCATCGTTATCGATGGGCGTCGGCGTAAGAGCGTTCGACCTCACGAGGTCGAACCGCCCGAAGTCGACATGATGGCGGTGCCCGACGGCTCGGAGCGAGCCCTCTCGGCGATCGTCGTCGCCGACGCGCTCCGCAGTCTGTCCGAAGAACACCGTGAAGTCATTGAGCAGACCTACCTTCGAGACCGTACGATAAGTGAGGCGGCGGAGATTCTGGGGATCCCGCCGGGGACGGTGAAGTCCCGGCTCTACTACGGGATCCGGGCTCTCCGTGAGCTGCTGCGGGACAAGGGGGTAGCCGGCTGA
- a CDS encoding anti-sigma factor family protein — MHEEVAAYVLGVLDEEEHEAFERHLDTCEQCQAELIELVELPDQLDELKNTPSASDDDPPMSMSR; from the coding sequence ATGCACGAAGAGGTGGCCGCCTACGTCCTTGGTGTCCTTGACGAAGAGGAACACGAGGCGTTCGAGCGCCACCTCGACACGTGCGAGCAGTGCCAGGCCGAGCTCATCGAGCTCGTCGAGCTGCCCGATCAGCTCGACGAGCTGAAGAACACCCCTTCGGCCTCCGACGACGACCCCCCGATGTCCATGTCACGTTGA
- a CDS encoding tryptophan 2,3-dioxygenase: protein MGIDGDAPGPPDRQFGEEGGRLSYGGYLCLPALLAQQQPQSQAPDELLFITIHQVYELWFKLLLHELESARFAMFGGELWQARHLFQRVQAVERVLIEQVDVLETMTPQDFLAFRAKLAPASGFQSVQFRELEFLSGLKDERYLTSFRHASEAELARLRRRLDEPTLWDAYLAALAQRGLPVSDDEIMASLLTVARDRRSHDDLWQLAEDLLNHDETTALWRMRHVQMVERQIGDKSGTGGSTGAPYLRGRTRLHYFPLLWELRAWL, encoded by the coding sequence GTGGGCATCGACGGTGATGCGCCCGGTCCCCCGGATCGGCAGTTCGGAGAGGAAGGCGGCCGGCTGTCGTACGGCGGCTATCTCTGCCTGCCCGCGTTGCTCGCACAACAGCAGCCGCAGTCGCAGGCGCCGGACGAGCTGCTCTTCATCACCATTCACCAGGTCTACGAGCTGTGGTTCAAGCTGCTGCTCCACGAGCTGGAGTCCGCTCGCTTCGCCATGTTCGGCGGCGAGCTGTGGCAGGCCAGGCACCTGTTCCAGCGGGTGCAAGCGGTCGAGCGGGTGCTGATCGAGCAGGTCGACGTCCTGGAGACGATGACGCCTCAGGACTTCCTGGCGTTCCGCGCGAAGCTGGCGCCGGCCAGCGGCTTCCAGTCGGTGCAGTTCCGCGAGCTGGAGTTCCTCTCGGGCCTGAAGGACGAGCGGTACCTCACCAGCTTCCGGCATGCCTCCGAGGCCGAGCTCGCCAGGCTGCGCCGCAGGCTGGACGAGCCCACGCTGTGGGATGCTTACCTGGCCGCCCTCGCCCAGCGGGGCCTGCCGGTCTCGGACGACGAGATCATGGCTTCGCTGCTGACCGTGGCCAGAGACCGCCGGTCCCACGACGACCTGTGGCAGCTGGCAGAGGACCTTCTGAACCACGACGAGACCACCGCGCTGTGGCGGATGCGTCACGTCCAGATGGTCGAGCGCCAGATCGGCGACAAGTCCGGCACCGGCGGCTCCACCGGCGCCCCCTATCTGCGCGGTAGAACGCGCCTGCACTACTTCCCGCTGCTGTGGGAACTAAGGGCCTGGCTATGA
- a CDS encoding NAD-glutamate dehydrogenase yields MPLDEAKDELLQRAAESCAASSEHVTAEEALAFLRFYYRHVAPEDLLERNPVDVYGPAMSQRQLAEVRPQGRAVVRAYTPTLEENGWDPGHSVVEVVTDDMPFLVDSVTMELDRHDLGIHLLVHPQMRVRRDMTGRMLGRGEEDVTGQMLVESWIHVEIDRQSDPDVLKALESDLQRVLSDVRHAVEDFRKMRALAVQTAEDLSMNPPPLEPAEVEDSIDLLRWLADGHFTFLGYREYRLENTDQGEALRSLPGAALGILRDDRPGSASFSVLPPEVRAKAREKHLMITTKANSRATVHRPAYLDYIGVKTFSPEGEVIGERRFLGLFTHVAYNESISRIPVLRRKLADVLDAAGLQPDSHDGKDLIEILETFPRDELFQTSVEQLLPIALGVLRLRERKQVKLFLRRDDYGRYISCLIYLPRDRYTTKVRLKMQEVLLKALGGKSLDYSAMIGESVLARLHVVVRGERGKQLPPPSVDVEELEARLAAITRSWEDDLAAALGEMTSEDEAPALMRRYASAFPEGYKADFPPKVAVVDLRRLEELIAAGDDEQVGINLYEPYDATEGERRLKIYKVGSPISLSHALPLIQRLGVEVVDERPYEIDRDNDPRTKNAWIYDFGLRYTPSDEVDRDDFKRFFQDGLTALWKGRVQADNFNALILRAGLTWEQVEILRVYAKYLRQAGSTFSQTYIERVLNGNVRLARLLVSLFEAKLDPRRSDNVRDELLDALQEEVLGALDEVASLDEDRILRAYLEMIQATLRTNYFQTVNGTRKPYISLKFDPQAISVLPLPRPKFEIFVYSPRVEGVHLRFGKVARGGLRWSDRMEDFRTEILGLVKAQMVKNTVIVPTGSKGGFVVKRPPVGGTREELLAEGVACYRTFISGLLDVTDNLVDGQIVPPPDVVRHDGDDPYLVVAADKGTATFSDIANGVAKDYGFWLGDAFASGGSIGYDHKAMGITARGAWESVKYHFRTMGVNTQTTDFTVVGIGDMSGDVFGNGMLLSQHIRLVAAFDHRHIFVDPTPDAARSYAERQRLFELPRSSWEDYDTKMISAGGGVFPRTAKSIQITPQMREALGLPARVSSMAPNDLISAILRAPVDLLWNGGIGTYVKATSESHADVGDKANDALRVNAADLRCKVVGEGGNLGFTQLARIEFALNGGLVNTDFIDNSAGVDTSDHEVNIKILLDQVVRDGELTDKQRNQVFTAMTDEVAALVLRDNYAQNVVLAAARAQAVEMLHIHARYLRRLEREGLVNRELEFLPSDKTLAERRQARLGLTAPEFSVLLAYTKLVADAELLGSDLPDEPYLESWLVSYFPSDLRERFRTYMDAHPLRREIITTCVVNDLVNSMGTTFMHRFGEETGASTPDIARAWLVAREVFDLPSFYRAVESLDNKVSTDVQIAMLLEARKLVERGARWLLINRRPPLDLSASVSFFMKGVNGLVAHIPKMLTGPDLAAYEDRRDSFVARGVPLELAERVAGMVPAYSTLDLVEVASLTGRPVNEVGEVYFDLADRLQLARLRERIIALPRDNRWNSMARSALRDDLYAAHASLTRDVLAHSKPGLPPEERLARWSEGNSAAVSRARQTLSEIWESDNFDLATLSVALRAIRTLVAASNLPHTEA; encoded by the coding sequence ATGCCCCTCGATGAGGCCAAGGACGAGCTGCTCCAGCGAGCCGCCGAGAGTTGCGCGGCGAGCAGTGAACACGTGACCGCAGAGGAGGCTCTGGCCTTCCTCCGGTTCTACTACCGCCATGTGGCGCCTGAGGACCTGCTCGAGCGCAATCCGGTCGACGTGTACGGCCCCGCCATGTCGCAGCGGCAACTGGCCGAGGTCCGCCCGCAGGGCCGGGCGGTGGTCCGGGCCTACACGCCCACGTTGGAGGAGAACGGCTGGGACCCGGGGCACTCGGTGGTCGAAGTGGTCACCGACGACATGCCGTTCCTGGTCGACTCGGTGACGATGGAGCTCGACAGGCACGACCTGGGAATCCACCTGCTTGTCCACCCGCAGATGCGGGTCCGCCGCGACATGACGGGCCGCATGCTGGGCCGTGGCGAGGAGGACGTCACCGGCCAGATGCTGGTCGAGTCGTGGATACACGTCGAGATCGACCGGCAGTCCGATCCCGACGTGCTCAAGGCGCTGGAGTCCGACCTCCAGCGGGTGCTGTCCGACGTGCGCCACGCGGTCGAGGACTTCAGGAAGATGCGGGCGCTGGCCGTGCAGACCGCCGAAGACCTGAGCATGAACCCGCCGCCGCTGGAGCCCGCGGAGGTCGAGGACAGCATCGACCTGCTGCGCTGGCTCGCCGACGGGCACTTCACCTTCCTCGGCTACCGGGAGTACCGGCTGGAGAACACCGACCAGGGGGAGGCGCTGCGCTCGCTGCCGGGGGCGGCGCTGGGCATCCTGCGTGACGACCGGCCCGGCTCGGCCAGCTTCTCCGTGTTGCCGCCCGAGGTGCGGGCCAAGGCACGCGAGAAGCACCTGATGATCACCACCAAGGCCAACTCCCGTGCCACCGTGCACCGGCCGGCCTACCTCGACTACATCGGGGTCAAGACGTTCTCGCCCGAGGGCGAGGTGATCGGGGAACGGCGCTTCCTCGGCCTGTTCACGCACGTGGCCTACAACGAGTCGATCTCCAGGATCCCGGTGCTCCGGCGCAAGCTGGCCGACGTGCTCGACGCGGCCGGGCTGCAGCCCGACAGCCACGACGGCAAGGACCTGATCGAGATCCTCGAGACGTTCCCGCGGGACGAGCTGTTCCAGACCTCCGTCGAGCAGTTGCTGCCGATCGCGCTGGGCGTGCTGCGCCTGCGCGAGCGCAAGCAGGTCAAGCTGTTCCTGCGGCGCGACGACTACGGACGCTACATCTCCTGCCTGATCTACCTGCCGCGCGACCGCTACACCACCAAGGTCCGGCTGAAGATGCAGGAGGTGCTGCTCAAGGCCCTGGGCGGCAAGTCGCTCGACTACAGCGCGATGATCGGCGAATCGGTGCTGGCCCGGCTGCACGTGGTGGTGCGGGGCGAGCGCGGCAAGCAGCTGCCGCCGCCGAGCGTGGACGTGGAGGAGCTGGAGGCCAGGCTGGCCGCGATCACCCGCTCCTGGGAGGACGACCTGGCCGCCGCGCTGGGCGAGATGACCTCCGAGGACGAGGCGCCGGCGCTCATGAGGCGGTACGCGTCCGCGTTCCCCGAGGGCTACAAGGCGGACTTCCCGCCCAAGGTGGCCGTCGTGGACCTGCGCCGCCTGGAGGAGCTCATCGCCGCCGGAGACGACGAGCAGGTCGGGATCAACCTCTACGAGCCGTACGACGCGACCGAGGGGGAGCGGCGACTCAAGATCTACAAGGTCGGCTCGCCGATCTCGTTGTCCCACGCGCTCCCCCTGATCCAGCGGCTCGGCGTCGAGGTCGTCGACGAGCGGCCCTACGAGATCGACAGGGACAACGATCCCAGGACCAAGAACGCCTGGATCTACGACTTCGGGCTGCGCTACACGCCCTCCGACGAGGTGGACAGGGACGACTTCAAGCGGTTCTTCCAGGACGGGCTCACCGCGCTGTGGAAGGGGCGCGTGCAGGCCGACAACTTCAACGCGCTCATCCTGCGCGCCGGGCTGACCTGGGAGCAGGTGGAGATCCTGCGGGTCTACGCCAAATACCTGCGCCAGGCCGGGAGCACGTTCTCGCAGACCTACATCGAGCGGGTGCTGAACGGGAACGTGCGGCTGGCGCGGCTGCTGGTGAGCCTGTTCGAGGCCAAGCTGGATCCGCGGCGGAGCGACAACGTACGCGACGAGCTCCTGGACGCGCTGCAGGAGGAGGTCCTCGGAGCGCTGGACGAGGTGGCCTCGCTGGACGAGGACCGCATCCTGCGTGCTTACCTGGAGATGATTCAGGCGACACTGAGGACGAATTACTTCCAAACGGTTAACGGGACGCGTAAACCGTACATTTCACTCAAGTTCGATCCGCAGGCCATCAGCGTGCTTCCGTTGCCGCGGCCGAAGTTCGAGATATTCGTTTACTCGCCACGGGTCGAGGGCGTGCATCTGCGATTCGGAAAGGTGGCGCGCGGCGGGCTCCGGTGGTCCGATCGGATGGAGGACTTCCGGACGGAGATATTGGGCCTGGTTAAGGCTCAGATGGTGAAGAACACCGTCATTGTTCCGACTGGGTCCAAAGGTGGATTTGTCGTAAAACGTCCGCCTGTGGGTGGCACGCGCGAGGAGCTGCTCGCCGAGGGAGTGGCCTGCTACCGGACCTTCATCTCTGGCCTGCTGGACGTCACCGACAACCTCGTGGACGGCCAGATCGTGCCGCCGCCGGACGTGGTCAGGCACGACGGCGACGACCCCTACCTGGTCGTGGCCGCCGACAAGGGCACCGCCACCTTCTCCGACATCGCCAACGGCGTGGCCAAGGACTACGGGTTCTGGCTGGGCGACGCGTTCGCCTCCGGCGGGTCCATCGGCTACGACCACAAGGCCATGGGCATCACCGCCCGCGGCGCGTGGGAGTCGGTCAAATACCACTTCCGCACCATGGGCGTGAACACGCAGACCACCGACTTCACGGTGGTCGGCATCGGCGACATGTCGGGTGACGTGTTCGGCAACGGCATGCTGCTGTCCCAGCACATCCGGCTGGTGGCCGCGTTCGACCACCGGCACATCTTCGTGGACCCGACCCCGGACGCCGCCCGCTCCTACGCCGAGCGTCAGCGCCTGTTCGAGCTGCCGCGCAGCTCGTGGGAGGACTACGACACCAAGATGATCTCGGCGGGCGGCGGCGTCTTCCCGCGTACCGCCAAGTCCATCCAGATCACGCCGCAAATGCGCGAGGCGCTCGGCCTCCCCGCCCGGGTGAGCTCGATGGCGCCGAACGACCTGATCAGCGCCATCCTGCGGGCCCCGGTGGACCTGCTGTGGAACGGCGGCATCGGCACGTACGTGAAGGCGACCTCCGAGTCCCACGCCGACGTCGGCGACAAGGCCAACGACGCGCTCCGGGTCAACGCCGCCGACCTGCGCTGCAAGGTGGTCGGCGAGGGCGGCAACCTGGGCTTCACCCAGCTCGCCCGGATCGAGTTCGCGCTGAACGGCGGGCTCGTCAACACGGACTTCATCGACAACTCGGCCGGGGTGGACACCTCCGACCACGAGGTGAACATCAAGATCCTGCTCGACCAGGTGGTCCGCGACGGCGAGCTGACCGACAAGCAGCGCAACCAGGTCTTCACCGCGATGACCGACGAGGTCGCCGCGCTGGTGCTGCGGGACAACTACGCACAGAACGTGGTCCTCGCCGCGGCCCGTGCCCAGGCCGTCGAGATGCTCCACATCCACGCCCGCTACCTGCGGCGGCTGGAGCGTGAAGGGCTGGTCAACCGGGAGCTGGAGTTCCTGCCGTCGGACAAGACGCTGGCCGAGCGCCGCCAGGCCAGGCTCGGGCTGACCGCGCCGGAGTTCTCCGTCCTGCTGGCCTACACCAAGCTGGTGGCCGACGCCGAGCTGCTCGGCTCCGACCTGCCCGACGAGCCGTACCTGGAGTCGTGGCTGGTGTCGTACTTCCCGTCGGATCTGCGGGAGCGCTTCCGCACGTACATGGACGCGCACCCGCTGCGGCGGGAGATCATCACCACCTGCGTGGTGAACGACCTGGTCAACAGCATGGGCACCACGTTCATGCACCGCTTCGGCGAGGAGACCGGCGCCTCGACGCCCGACATCGCGCGGGCCTGGCTGGTGGCGCGGGAGGTCTTCGACCTGCCGTCGTTCTACCGGGCCGTGGAGTCGCTGGACAACAAGGTCAGCACCGATGTCCAGATCGCCATGTTGCTGGAGGCCCGCAAGCTCGTCGAGCGCGGCGCCCGCTGGCTGCTGATCAACCGGCGCCCGCCGCTGGACCTGTCCGCGTCCGTCAGCTTCTTCATGAAGGGCGTCAACGGGCTCGTCGCCCACATCCCGAAGATGCTCACCGGGCCCGACCTGGCCGCGTACGAGGATCGCCGGGACTCGTTCGTGGCCCGGGGCGTGCCGCTGGAGCTGGCCGAGCGGGTGGCCGGCATGGTGCCCGCGTACTCCACGCTGGACCTGGTGGAGGTCGCCTCGCTGACGGGACGGCCGGTCAACGAGGTGGGGGAGGTCTACTTCGACCTGGCCGACCGCCTCCAGCTGGCCCGCCTCAGGGAGCGGATCATCGCCCTGCCCAGGGACAACCGGTGGAACTCCATGGCCCGCTCGGCCCTGCGCGACGACCTTTACGCCGCGCATGCCTCGCTGACCAGGGACGTGCTGGCCCACAGCAAGCCGGGGCTGCCGCCGGAGGAGCGGCTGGCGCGGTGGTCCGAGGGCAACTCGGCGGCCGTCTCCCGGGCCAGGCAGACGCTGTCGGAGATCTGGGAGAGCGACAACTTCGACCTGGCCACGCTCTCGGTCGCGCTGCGTGCCATCCGCACGCTGGTGGCCGCCAGCAACCTCCCGCACACGGAGGCCTGA
- a CDS encoding ABC transporter permease: MNPATTALRAGWSRGLIELRHSFTNGPELFSHFLWPGLMVVAMFFLRDLSFGSSGLLLGTLALPSILGMNAAAGMISMSQQLTADREDGTLLRAKATPHGMPAYLIGKVISVAGGLLADLVIFLVPGLLLVEGLAIGPGSWPTLAWVLALGLVATLPIGAVLGSAFASARAQGLLQLPFLAVIGISGIFYPITSLPEWLQWIAQVFPIYWMGLGMRSALLPDSAAAIEIGESWRHLETAGVLGVWAVLGLLVAPVVLRRMARGESGSNVAARRERALRRVG; encoded by the coding sequence ATGAACCCCGCCACGACAGCACTGCGCGCGGGCTGGTCCCGCGGCCTGATCGAGCTGCGCCACTCATTCACCAACGGGCCGGAGCTGTTCTCGCACTTCCTGTGGCCCGGGCTGATGGTGGTCGCCATGTTCTTCCTCCGGGACCTGTCGTTCGGCTCCAGCGGGCTCCTGCTGGGCACGCTTGCCCTGCCGAGCATCCTCGGCATGAACGCCGCGGCCGGCATGATCAGCATGAGCCAGCAGCTCACCGCGGACCGCGAGGACGGCACCCTGCTGCGGGCCAAGGCGACTCCGCACGGCATGCCCGCTTACCTCATCGGGAAGGTGATCTCGGTCGCCGGCGGGCTGCTGGCCGACCTCGTGATCTTCCTCGTGCCCGGCCTGCTCCTCGTGGAGGGTCTGGCGATCGGGCCGGGCTCCTGGCCGACCCTGGCCTGGGTGCTGGCGCTGGGCCTGGTGGCGACCCTGCCCATCGGCGCGGTCCTCGGCTCGGCGTTCGCCAGCGCCCGCGCCCAGGGGCTGCTGCAGCTGCCGTTCCTCGCCGTGATCGGAATCTCCGGCATCTTCTACCCGATCACCTCGCTGCCCGAGTGGCTGCAGTGGATCGCCCAGGTCTTCCCGATCTACTGGATGGGGCTCGGCATGCGCTCGGCCCTGCTGCCTGACTCGGCGGCGGCCATCGAGATCGGCGAGTCGTGGCGGCACCTGGAGACCGCCGGCGTTCTTGGCGTCTGGGCGGTGCTCGGGCTGCTCGTGGCGCCGGTGGTGTTGCGGAGGATGGCACGCGGGGAGTCAGGGTCAAACGTGGCCGCCCGCCGCGAGCGCGCACTGCGGCGGGTTGGATGA
- a CDS encoding ABC transporter ATP-binding protein — protein MSDTVVLDVDGLRMRYGSVDVLHDVTFQIRHGEVLALLGPNGAGKTTTIEILEGFRARSAGRVQVLGADPAHGDERWRARLGVVLQSWRDHGNWRVREFLDHLGGYYAGYATAGIPRPWDTGELIRTVGLEGQAGKKIKTLSGGQRRRLDVAVGIVGRPELLFLDEPTASFDPQARSDFHGLVGELVAAQETTVLLTTHDLHEAEKLADRIVVLSGGRIVADGTAGELARRIAGEDEVRWLLNGQRFVQKTADSTRFAQELFARYGDDVQELEIHRASLEQTYLALVRQAESTPEATR, from the coding sequence ATGAGCGACACAGTCGTGCTCGACGTCGACGGGCTGCGCATGCGCTACGGCTCGGTCGACGTCCTGCACGATGTCACGTTCCAGATCCGCCACGGCGAGGTGCTGGCCCTGTTAGGGCCCAACGGGGCGGGCAAGACCACCACGATCGAGATCCTGGAAGGCTTCCGCGCCCGCTCGGCCGGCCGGGTCCAGGTGCTCGGCGCCGATCCCGCACACGGCGACGAGCGGTGGCGGGCCCGGCTCGGGGTCGTGCTGCAGTCCTGGCGCGACCACGGCAACTGGCGGGTCCGCGAGTTCCTGGACCACCTCGGCGGCTACTACGCCGGCTACGCCACTGCCGGGATTCCGCGGCCATGGGACACCGGCGAGCTGATCAGAACGGTCGGCCTGGAAGGTCAGGCGGGCAAGAAGATCAAGACGCTGTCGGGCGGCCAGCGGCGCAGGCTCGACGTGGCGGTCGGCATCGTGGGCCGGCCCGAGCTGCTGTTCCTCGACGAGCCGACCGCGTCGTTCGACCCGCAGGCCAGGAGCGACTTCCACGGCCTCGTAGGCGAGCTGGTGGCCGCTCAGGAGACCACTGTGCTGCTCACCACCCACGACCTGCACGAGGCAGAGAAGCTGGCCGACCGCATCGTCGTGCTGAGCGGCGGCCGGATCGTCGCCGACGGCACGGCCGGGGAACTGGCGCGGCGGATCGCCGGCGAGGACGAGGTGCGCTGGCTGCTCAACGGGCAGCGGTTCGTCCAGAAGACGGCGGACTCCACCCGGTTCGCCCAGGAGCTGTTCGCCCGGTACGGCGACGACGTGCAGGAGCTCGAGATCCACCGAGCCTCCCTGGAGCAGACATACCTCGCCCTGGTCCGCCAGGCGGAATCGACCCCGGAGGCGACCCGATGA
- a CDS encoding Clp protease N-terminal domain-containing protein — protein MSAIDHYIQAIILQGGAEALEDGSATTEAHHLLLAMAAHEGTAAHRVLVAAGLGRQAIREALDREFEHSLNAVGVSLASYDLPKPSRDPKPPKISASARLALERGFAAATGKKDLRPAHLLLGVLDTEIGTVPRALALAGADRVGLMARARETLPHESW, from the coding sequence ATGAGCGCCATCGACCACTACATCCAAGCGATCATCTTGCAAGGTGGGGCGGAGGCGCTGGAGGACGGCTCCGCGACCACCGAGGCACACCATCTCCTGCTGGCCATGGCCGCTCACGAGGGCACCGCCGCGCACCGCGTCCTGGTGGCGGCCGGGCTGGGGCGGCAGGCGATCAGGGAGGCGCTGGACCGGGAGTTCGAGCACAGCCTGAACGCCGTCGGCGTGTCGCTCGCCTCCTACGACCTCCCGAAGCCGAGCCGCGACCCCAAGCCGCCCAAGATCAGCGCCTCGGCCAGGCTCGCGCTCGAACGCGGCTTCGCCGCCGCCACCGGCAAGAAGGACCTGCGTCCCGCGCATCTGCTGCTCGGCGTCCTCGACACCGAGATCGGCACCGTGCCGCGCGCGCTCGCCCTGGCCGGCGCCGACCGGGTGGGACTGATGGCACGCGCCAGGGAGACGCTCCCCCACGAGAGCTGGTGA
- the prfB gene encoding peptide chain release factor 2, whose product MAGIDPAEEINELAGTVRSIQDVLDLDAMRKQIAELEQQVAAPDLWDDPEQAQKVTSKLSHLQGELNRVEGVARRLDDLTVLYELAAEEGDDDTRVEADKELESLKSDIGALEVRTLLSGEYDAREALVTINSQAGGVDAADWAEMLLRMYLRWAERKGYSTEVYDTSYAEEAGIKSATFTIKAPYAYGTLRGEHGTHRLVRISPFDNQGRRQTSFAGVDIVPVVEQTDHIDINEDELRIDVYRSSGPGGQGVNTTDSAVRITHLPTGIVVSCQNERSQLQNRATAMNVLQAKLLERKRQEEAEKMSELRGATTTSWGTQIRNYVLHPYQIVKDLRTGTEAGNPSAVLDGDLDQFIESEIRWMRRQESGAES is encoded by the coding sequence GTGGCAGGCATCGATCCGGCAGAAGAGATCAACGAGCTCGCGGGCACGGTCCGCAGCATCCAGGACGTGCTCGACCTCGACGCGATGCGTAAGCAGATCGCTGAGCTGGAGCAGCAGGTTGCCGCGCCCGACCTCTGGGACGACCCCGAGCAGGCCCAGAAGGTCACGAGCAAGCTCTCCCACCTCCAGGGCGAGCTCAACCGCGTCGAGGGCGTCGCGCGCCGTCTCGACGACCTGACGGTCCTCTACGAGTTGGCGGCCGAGGAGGGTGACGACGACACGCGGGTCGAGGCCGACAAGGAGCTCGAGTCCCTCAAGTCCGACATCGGCGCGCTCGAGGTGCGCACGCTGCTCTCGGGTGAATACGACGCCCGCGAGGCGCTGGTCACGATCAACTCGCAGGCCGGCGGCGTCGACGCCGCCGACTGGGCCGAGATGCTGCTGCGGATGTATCTGCGGTGGGCCGAGCGCAAGGGCTACTCCACGGAGGTCTACGACACCTCCTACGCGGAGGAGGCCGGCATCAAGTCGGCCACGTTCACGATCAAGGCCCCCTACGCATATGGCACGCTGCGCGGCGAGCACGGCACCCACCGCCTGGTCCGCATCAGCCCGTTCGACAACCAGGGGCGCAGGCAGACGTCGTTCGCCGGAGTGGACATCGTGCCGGTCGTCGAACAGACCGACCACATCGACATCAACGAGGACGAGCTCCGCATCGACGTCTACCGGTCGAGCGGCCCCGGCGGCCAGGGCGTCAACACGACCGACTCGGCCGTGCGGATCACCCACCTGCCGACCGGCATCGTCGTCTCCTGCCAGAACGAGCGTTCGCAGCTGCAAAACCGGGCCACTGCCATGAACGTGCTCCAGGCCAAGCTGCTGGAGCGCAAGCGGCAGGAGGAAGCGGAGAAGATGTCGGAGCTGCGTGGTGCGACCACCACGTCGTGGGGCACGCAGATCCGCAACTACGTGCTGCACCCCTACCAAATCGTCAAGGACCTGCGCACCGGCACGGAGGCCGGCAACCCGTCGGCGGTGCTCGACGGCGACCTCGATCAGTTCATCGAGTCCGAGATCCGCTGGATGCGGCGGCAGGAGTCAGGGGCGGAATCCTAA